The Alnus glutinosa chromosome 3, dhAlnGlut1.1, whole genome shotgun sequence nucleotide sequence CATTTACCCTTAAGTGATTTATACGaatcattaatttttctttcatagAATTTGTCCATTATTCGTATGGTTccgtatttaaaaaaaaatataaaccattTAAGCGCAATAACCGCGCCAAGTGTTATTTTTACCCAAGGCTTTGCTACTTCTGATTTTTTAACTGAAACGCATCAATCCGTATTATTAGTACCTGCTCTAAGTCCCACTTCCACCATAAAATTTTGAATCAGATTCTTAAAAGAAATCTTCCAAAATATTGAAAAGGAAAAGCGAATTATAAGGACCGAGTAAAATACATGATCATGAGCACTTGAAATATGAGGAATCCATTCCAAAATTAAGTAATATGAGGATATATAAGATTTTTGTCTTAGATTGGAACCTCCTTCATTTTTAGGATAACCATATAATAGGGTTTGTAATTAATCATTATTTATAGTCATATGGctcataattaattatttaatgattgattttaaagGACGTCACCTAAAGTtcccacaaaaattaaaagaatcctctacttaaaatatcaaaataattaagacAGATAAAGTAGGGCCCATAATCAATATTTTTGTGTTAGATCAGCccttagattatatatatatattaacaatgaCCAATTGGCAATACCACGTTGGCAAAGTGAaataagtgaaataaaaatattgtttctAACATTTATCTACATTACATATTAGTCCCGTGTATTTTAGAAAATTGTTTAAAAGGACATCTTTTTACTTGCAACCAATGACAAAAATCCAAAGTTGCTGCAGGATCGTCGTAGGCACCATAAATGTGGTCGTCCCTGTGCTAAAAGAGCCTACTTTGAAAAGCCCACTTTTTTCGCAGATCTCATGTGATTCACGACTACTACCAATATCTGACAGCTCTCCTTTTCATCCTGGACTAGTTCTGTAATCACCAATATCCTCCCGATGGTAGGCGCTTGTACTCAGGGTTGCGCAGTAATTGTTCAGCCATGCGGAAGCAGATTTGAGAACGCGAAGCTCGCCACTGAGGAGATCCCGAGCAATTTGCTTTCTAAGAGCAAATTTTTCACACATGGAGGAAGAGCTGACAGGCGTCAAAGACTGTATGCACACAAACAAGAAgctcaaaacaaagaaaaccgtTCTATTAACAAGACAAGCAATGATATTGTTATCCTTgctggttttttctcttcattttagtAAGACTAAGATACACCACTTTCAATCAAAGATGAGCAATAAAATCTTCACTTTGATATTGATCTATAATCACTGCTATCTGTAATATTCTTCTTTTAGtattttcttgatatttttatttgaatcaGACTATATAATCTCACTATGCTGACTGACAGTTGTATCTTATccataatttaaatatttggGTAAGAACAACAGTGAGTAAGCTATAGCGCCATGAATAATACAATATAGTAAAACATAATCTTTGCATAGCTAAGTCAttcccaaataaataaataattcatgcGATTACAACATAAAACTTGATGCTACActtaattcataaattttaaaagcaaACCACGGAAGCGTATTGATAGTCCAACTAAACAGTAAGGTAAAAACAATCAGGGTCTTTACCTTGATAGCTGCATTATAGTCCTCCATTATTTGAGTGATTCGTAATGACAGTATCTGATGTGCCTGGATCTCTTTGCTTCTGCTCTTCAAAGGACGTCTAGCCAGCCTGCCATCATTTTGTGTGGCTTCCAAAGCCAAATCACTAAGTTCTGAATATTTGATCAAGACAACAATTGCATAAGTCCGTATAGATTAAGGTAATACTAGCATGTAAACAAATTACACCACATACAAGAataatgtgatttatttttactagaccagtgcatgattgggaggtggaatcGGTTTCTCAGTTCTCTGAGTATTTGAATTCTCAAAGAGTAAGGCATGGAGATAGGGATATAATTTGTTGGATCCCTTCTAAAAGGAAATCATTTGATGTTAAGTCTTACTATCAAAATTATCTAATCTTGTAAGGTcccattttccttggaagggtatttgAAAAGTTAAGGTTCCCTCGAGAGTGGCGTTATTTGTGTGGACAGAGgctttaaagaaaattttaactttagataatttataaaatagaaATGTTATTGTGGTgaagtggtgttgtatgtgtaagaagaatgagGATTCTATTGATCATCTACTCTTTCACCATGAGGTTGTAACAAAGTTGTGTAGTGTGCTTTTTAGTTGTTTGGTGTTGCTTGGGTTATATCAGAAGGGTGAGCGAGTTGTTGGGAAGTTGGAGGGAATAATTGAGAAACCGTAATGCTTTGAAAATATAGAGGTTGGCTCATTTGTTTTTAATGTGGTTTCTTTAGAGAGAGAAGAACGCAATGAGCTTTGAAGATCGTGAGAATAGATTGTTAGAGATGAAGATGATGTTACAATCCCTTCATAGATGGAGAGTGGCATGGAATAGTTTGcatgtttctaatttttctaaGTTTTTGGAATTATGTTCTTTTTCTATAATTGAAGAATtcctctcttgtatacttcccgtgtactGGGGTTGCACCCCTCTGCACTTTGCACGAATatacattacttataaaaaaaaattaataataataataaaaaaaaaaaaaaagcacaccTTCAGGAGCGGTGCAAGATAGAACACGAGCAACTGCACGAAGTGACTGTGGCAGACCTTTCCCTTTTCCTTTAGGGGACCTCACTTCCCTATATGATTTTGAGTCATTATAAACAGATGCTTAGCAGAAAGAAATCATCAGACAGATAAATAAACATAGACAACATGATTTCTGAGGGTGTCTTTTGGGGGGCATCACATAAAACCAAATGTTGATTACTGTGATGGTTTTGAGGTTGAATCattccattttttaattttatttttttaatttgctcTTTTGATGCAAAGGGGcgaagtaaaaaagaaaaagaaatattgtaCTTGACCATGCTTCCTaggaaaaggagaaagaatTGGCTGAGCAGGAAAAATGAGAAATTCACAGCCCACACTGTACTAACAAGTCAAAATCAAGTAACTTTCTCCAGCTCAAAGAAAACTTCGGGAGTAATATTGCAAGATAAGAAAGTATATTGAACATAACAGTATAATGCAGCAAATTGAGAACTTTGAAAATTCAAGTAATAATCATTTAAGTGACCTCATAAAGTACCCACAGGATCCATTGGTCACGGCTATTATTATGCCAGCCTcagatgaaaaagaagaaagatataGGCTCCATCAATGTATGCAATGTTCTCTTCCACAATCTATACCGAGTAATTACAAGTATAGGATACTCTATCTGTATCTTATCACTTAAGTTGAacatcaaattatcaaaatattacAGCTTTTTCAAACAGCTTGGAATTGTTAATCCTAAAGGTAATTGGATAAGTTACATATTATAAGCTTTGCAAGATGAAGAAACATATCTTGCTGTGCAATATGTTCAGAATAAGTCAGTTTAATTGTACTGAAATCAGTAGTTACAGATATTGGAACTGTTTTCaataagttgtaatttttctAGCTGTTGTTTGGATGATAAGTAATTGGATGATAAGTAATTGGCTGCTACCaattcatactttttttaaacaaaagcaCTACCATTTGTTAGTTCTCAAGCTTTCCACTAATCCATAAATCCAGTCTGAACGAGCTCATGAAATTACACTATCATTCAATTCATATGGCATTTGATGTTCAAGAAACAAGTATCAGTACCAACTTGATTGTGAAATATTCCACAGAAGAATTGAAAACATTGCCATCTTTAATGGTTGGGATACGATGTCTTTGCAAAAGTTCAATCTTCATTTCACGTAGAAGGTCATCATGAGGTATGTTAAACTGGATCTGAACCTGAGAGTAGCCAACATCATTGGTAAGAGATTACGGCCATgacaaaaataaacaagaaaagcaCTTAAAGCAGAATCTGCACCATATGGAAATCATCCCACCATAACAATGACCAATATACCTTtttcaaattccaaatttaGACTAACCTGGTCATGTATGTTGTATGGAAGAGAAAAGCCAAAATCCAACATCAGGGTAGCATTTGGAAATTTTCCATATCTTATTAATACCTATACAAATGTTTCAAGcgaattccataatcataactAGGAAGAAATTAATTCTGCAACACTATCTAAGCAGTTACAATCTTACATATTGACAGAATACATTTGTAAACATATAAGCATGAAGGGACAAAACTTAAAAACTAGTTgttcttcttgttattttataaaatatacatGATTATTGTTCAAGGAGACAATACATGATTCCGGGGGTCTTCAAACTTCAGCTTAATTTAGAAAGTAACTCaaaccctacaattttttttctactcTTCTGGAGACACCATTCTACATGTATATGCTTCTTACACACAATTTTGAAGCATAATTTAACCAATATGCAGATCATTATGATGTACCAATTTTTAAGAAGCAAATTATCTCTTTCTTGGTAATTATGGTTTGCTTGAGTAATTAAGAGGAAAAGAACAAGAGATATTAAAATACTGAGTGCAGTTTGTTGTTCACAGAGACATAACTCAATTTACATtatgttaattaaaaaacttCTTGCCAGATATGttagcaaccaaacaaaaatgGCACCAGACCCTTAAAAAGatattagaaagaaagaagcacTAGATGAAGCTTAACACTCttaaaaaagggggggggggggggggggggggggtgttgggGATGGGCTCTATAGCATAAGCATAGTGTAAATCCACCAGAAAACTGTAAAACATGACAAAGGCAGTAGCAGAAAGCAGCACAAGGTTGTCAAATTTCAACTCTAGATGATACATACCTACTTCTTACATAGAGCAACCAAAAGCAGAAATTTTGAAcagaaatataataattatttctaAAGGGAACCTAATTGTTTAAATtcaggaaaagaaaatattcaGAGTCTGACCTGTTCACCAGGACCATAATTACGATCAGCAATTACCTGCACAGATATAAAGAAGtaaaaattgaacaaaacaCACCTTACAGAGTTACAGGTATAAAAAcagctatatatataagggGAGGGGGAGGGTTTTTTTTGGAAGGGGGGTGCTTATGGATGCAACAGAAACAACAAAACTGGTGCATGAGAACCGAATCACCCATtccaatatataaaaaattatcaatttgaaaatgctgtaaaaaaatgaaatgaaatgacacaattttattttattttatttttcatattttcatgtcaaaaattaattCTCTCAtttgaattaattaaatttgcCACAACAACACCATCTAACCGGCTTATTTTGAATATTGAGgaaaaaagagggaaaagaaaacTCAATTACTACAATTTAACAATGACCATTGGAAAAATTGCAAATAAagaaattagagagagagagattacttCTGAGACTTGTTTGTCTTCATCACTCAATACAATTGATTCTGAAGCTCCATCATGATTTAAAAAGTCTGCAAATGGAATCtacaatataatataataattaaatggGTGATTATACAAAAAGAGTCTAAGGAGTAATTATTCATAATCCTTCATAATAAAAGATGGATGTCATCATTACAAAAGTAATACCAGAGATAATCCCTTTGTGCTTCCCCATGCTCGAGAACCAACTGTTAAATGCAAAATAATTTAATGGAATAGAAAcccacacaattttttttttttaaagaaaaagtgaatTTCATTAAAACGCAAAAGGATGcacccaagtacacaagaaatgtacaagagaaacacataatcagagaaggaaaaaagattaaaaataataataataaataaaataatggaaacCCACTCAGTTACCATAAGAAGATAAACTAAAGCCTCATTCACAATAAAACACAGGAAGTTAAGACAAACGGATATGTAAAAAGACATATTTGCCATAGTTGCAgcacaaaaatagaaaataggcAACCGACTATCTGAAAGTTTATGTCATAGTACACCACTTTaccataatataaatataaagacTTGACAACAGCATCAAATAACAAAACGGTACAACCTCTAATGAACAGCAACAGAAAAACTTTAAGAAGAGTCAAGCTTACCAAAATAATAGtattttaaatatcaaaaacCTTTTAGCAGGGTCTCGTCCAGAATGTTTAATCCATAAACCAAGAAACTGGAGGTGATGGGTTAATCACCAGCTCAATATAACGTGACTCACTAGGGAAAAAATCAACTCCATATTGCAGAATAGCAATATGACAATATCAACCAGGTACAGTGAAACTTCAGCTCTTTGGATTTACATTTAATTATAGAAAGATGGAGGTTTCAGTGCAAAAAACAATGATGTATGGAACTAATGATTGTGAACAAGAAGCATTCATAGGTCCACTACCACCATAATGACTTAATAAACTCAATGCATCAAGATTCTCCTATTTTGCTAATCAAAGTATAGCCAATTCTTGATGCAACTTTATGTTGATCAGAACTTTTTTCACTAACCACCTAACATTAATCATAACAGAATCAACTCATGAAATTCATACTGCAGAGATTTTGATAAtaagcttttttgtttttgttgagagagagagagagagagagagagagttctatGTACGCCAGCATGTGATTCATGAAGGCAGAACAGATCACAGGAAGTACATAGTTCCAAATGAAGTTACCTAatgcacatgcatgcatgaaatCCTCATATGTGAGATCTCCAAGAAGTTTAGGGACGCGTTGAAGAGCCTAAAATCATAAGAcatgttaaaccataatcagatatattataaaaaaattaccacAAAAGGTCAATATGTAGTAAGATATGATATGAACACTTGACAAACATTTCACTGAAGATTGGGCCCCATTAATATGTGCATTGCACTATTTAATATGGCaatgttttaaatttctttGTTTGGTTATTTTGGTTAGTTGTTATGTAGAAAACCAAAAGAATGTGACATATTAAATTGAATGTCATGGTAAGATGTCCCTTGAGCTTTGGATCAAATAGTAAGTGTTGGGGTAGATCTTAGGCTTAAATCTCATCAGTAGGGAAAAATGGaaggacagaaaaaaaaataaaaaaaaatcaaaagcaacaaacaaacaactaaacaacaaaaaacaaaaacgttGATGTATCTGAGTAGTTGCACTTCTAGTATAATAATGGCAGTAAAGCACCATCTTTTTGGGTATATTTTTTCAGTTGTCTTGAACTAAatctggagagagagagagagagagagtgagagagagaatttgtTTTCCATTGTCCTGTCCTCATTCTTGTTCAGTTCAGACGTTATTCATCCCACAAAACAGTAGCTAAACAAAGTAACTGGTGAGATTGCCAGAATTTATGCTCATTTCTTCACCAACAATTGAATAAGAGTGTAAATCTGAAGGTTGAAAACATTCAAAGCTGATGACTGTTCTCTAGAACATGGAAATATATCTTAAATGAACTGTAATATACCTTAAAATTATTACAAACCTATGACTCTTGGGACAATGGTAATCAGGTTATTGTACTACCATTCTTAAATCATCCCCTGCTGGAGCACTCACTCTACTTTATCAGTTAATAATAATCAGAATAAGAGTTGGTGGTAAGATTGCTGAAGCCCAAAGCCATACACCATCAAGGGCATAACCACCAGCCGGAGACAAAAAGTTAAACATACACATGCATGCGTGTGCATACGTGTGCATggcattcacacacacacaagcacaGATATGCGTATGAAATCAAcagaaaccaaagaaaaacaGATTGAAGTACTTACTGGCTTGATTACCCAGAAATCTTTTTcaatttgagatttttgattGATCGTTTCCTGGTATACCGAGCTTTGATGAATCATCTCCAACTCACCTTCACTCCAGAATATCTACAAAGATTTAAAGCATATACATCAGACATATGTTTGTTAATAAGATAAAGACTGTTATGCTAAGAATAAGAACCTGGCCATATTTATTGTAATACAGTGAGGGTAGCCTTCCCCCCTCCTAAATCCATCTCATTTCGATAGGTTAAACCCAAGGCCTCCCCCTTATTAAAGGGGTTACCACTTTGACTTCAAGGCCTATGGTAGTGTTCTGTCggaaaaacataaacataagaATTCTATGGTGTGTACCTTTCCTTGAGAACTCACAAATCAGGATCTTTTGTAAGTGTTCTACACTTTAATGTAATGTCTTTCACATCCAGGATTGAAAGAAGTCAAACGGTAGTGTTTTATTACAAGAACAAAACACATAGGCCCACAACCTAAATGCTATTTGAGTGAGAAAGACGGGAGAATTGAGAGGTTCAGAATTTCAAATTCTGAAATGATGGATTGAATAATCATCAATTTAACTTCCATCCCATGGGTTATTTATAACCAACCAAGAGACACAACTCTTGGTTGTGGAAGGAACATATCTAAGAGATACAACTCTTAGAAATATATGGACCAGCTCCACTGTGGGTATATTAAGGTCCATTTACGAACATGTTCtaactgagagttttttttttttgataagtaataacctGGTTTTATTTAAAGCgtcaggcgccccttagtacaccggcagtatacaagagaaaacgcaatgctggaaaacgaaaaaaaaacagcccaaaaaaagaaagaaagaaacccaccaaacaaacccacaagaacCTAAGCCTACAAGCACAAAGAACCCCAATCCAACCCACAAGGAACACACAAGAAACCTGCCCAAAAACCCACAGGAACCTA carries:
- the LOC133862573 gene encoding ribulose-1,5 bisphosphate carboxylase/oxygenase large subunit N-methyltransferase, chloroplastic isoform X2; protein product: MLRATRTSNLRLYQRPIFAAPHNLRIKLKFSSLSEPQGSYSLDEYCDDFLPWLEQKAGAKISSVLSIGKSAHGRSLFASKTIQTGENILKQITPDNLLPEIKSLLGDEVLNIAKLAIVILVEQKLGQKSEWAPYISRLPQPGEMHNTIFWSEGELEMIHQSSVYQETINQKSQIEKDFWVIKPALQRVPKLLGDLTYEDFMHACALVGSRAWGSTKGLSLIPFADFLNHDGASESIVLSDEDKQVSEVIADRNYGPGEQVLIRYGKFPNATLMLDFGFSLPYNIHDQVQIQFNIPHDDLLREMKIELLQRHRIPTIKDGNVFNSSVEYFTIKEVRSPKGKGKGLPQSLRAVARVLSCTAPEELSDLALEATQNDGRLARRPLKSRSKEIQAHQILSLRITQIMEDYNAAIKSLTPVSSSSMCEKFALRKQIARDLLSGELRVLKSASAWLNNYCATLSTSAYHREDIGDYRTSPG
- the LOC133862573 gene encoding ribulose-1,5 bisphosphate carboxylase/oxygenase large subunit N-methyltransferase, chloroplastic isoform X1, with the translated sequence MLRATRTSNLRLYQRPIFAAPHNLRIKLKFSSLSEPQGSYSLDEYCDDFLPWLEQKAGAKISSVLSIGKSAHGRSLFASKTIQTGENILKVPYCVQITPDNLLPEIKSLLGDEVLNIAKLAIVILVEQKLGQKSEWAPYISRLPQPGEMHNTIFWSEGELEMIHQSSVYQETINQKSQIEKDFWVIKPALQRVPKLLGDLTYEDFMHACALVGSRAWGSTKGLSLIPFADFLNHDGASESIVLSDEDKQVSEVIADRNYGPGEQVLIRYGKFPNATLMLDFGFSLPYNIHDQVQIQFNIPHDDLLREMKIELLQRHRIPTIKDGNVFNSSVEYFTIKEVRSPKGKGKGLPQSLRAVARVLSCTAPEELSDLALEATQNDGRLARRPLKSRSKEIQAHQILSLRITQIMEDYNAAIKSLTPVSSSSMCEKFALRKQIARDLLSGELRVLKSASAWLNNYCATLSTSAYHREDIGDYRTSPG
- the LOC133862573 gene encoding uncharacterized protein LOC133862573 isoform X3, with the protein product MLRATRTSNLRLYQRPIFAAPHNLRIKLKFSSLSEPQGSYSLDEYCDDFLPWLEQKAGAKISSVLSIGKSAHGRSLFASKTIQTGENILKVPYCVQITPDNLLPEIKSLLGDEVLNIAKLAIVILVEQKLGQKSEWAPYISRLPQPGEMHNTIFWSEGELEMIHQSSVYQETINQKSQIEKDFWVIKPALQRVPKLLGDLTYEDFMHACALDFLNHDGASESIVLSDEDKQVSEVIADRNYGPGEQVLIRYGKFPNATLMLDFGFSLPYNIHDQVQIQFNIPHDDLLREMKIELLQRHRIPTIKDGNVFNSSVEYFTIKEVRSPKGKGKGLPQSLRAVARVLSCTAPEELSDLALEATQNDGRLARRPLKSRSKEIQAHQILSLRITQIMEDYNAAIKSLTPVSSSSMCEKFALRKQIARDLLSGELRVLKSASAWLNNYCATLSTSAYHREDIGDYRTSPG